Proteins from a single region of Neodiprion virginianus isolate iyNeoVirg1 chromosome 4, iyNeoVirg1.1, whole genome shotgun sequence:
- the LOC124302245 gene encoding synaptic vesicle glycoprotein 2B-like, giving the protein MGFDFLADGGADFEHAITVTGFGKFHFSLLAVSGLIYMNTAIGITILSFVLPAASCDLEMDSTAKGYLTAAPMLGMVIGSYIWGCLADTKGRKVVLITTLLMDGIVGVISSFVQYYWVFLVFRFFNGFAITGAMGICFPYLGEFQPTKYREKILCWMEMFWTVGVIVLPLIAWLIIPLNVTYESDTFYFKSWNLFVSICALPSLMIGLWLFAFPESPKFLLECGEYDKALDVLRYIYAQNTGNDPADYPVKSLREKPNAPERSPRKLKLHKRKELSQLMAEVWDMTKALCKPPYLRNTWITCVIQFGLTSSYYTLMVWFPELFTRFEEFELNYPGETTSVCIVSSLEDNSTSSDPYGCQEEIASSVYLHTVYIGLACIPGSIILPLFVHKLGAKFFLIASLLISGAVTIGFYFVINADQNLILSCIFEALTSLGISLLYCIIVDLFPTNLRVMAAALSLTMGRLGALIGNLVFGYLIDLACVVPIVLFAAFLFITGFLSFMLPKTGKETLE; this is encoded by the exons ATGG GCTTCGATTTCTTGGCAGATGGAGGCGCCGACTTCGAACATGCCATCACCGTCACAG GtttcggaaaatttcatttctcgctGCTCGCCGTCAGCGGGCTGATCTACATGAACACTGCGATCGGCATAACGATATTGTCCTTCGTTTTGCCGGCGGCAAGTTGCGACTTGGAGATGGACTCGACGGCGAAGGGATATTTGACCGCGGCTCCTATGCTGG GTATGGTGATCGGTTCCTACATTTGGGGCTGCTTGGCTGACACTAAGGGTCGGAAAGTGGTGTTGATAACAACGTTGCTGATGGACGGTATCGTCGGTGTGATTTCATCCTTCGTCCAGTATTATTGGGTGTTTCTGGTTTTCCGATTCTTCAACGGATTCGC caTTACCGGTGCCATGGGAATCTGCTTCCCTTACCTTGGAGAATTTCAACCAACGAAATACCGAGAGAAGATCCTTTGCTGGATGGAGATGTTCTGGACGGTTGGAGTGATAGTCCTGCCTC TTATCGCATGGCTGATCATCCCGTTAAACGTAACGTACGAGTCGGACACGTTCTACTTCAAGTCATGGAACCTATTCGTCAGCATTTGCGCGCTTCCATCGTTGATGATCGGTCTCTGGCTTTTCGCCTTCCCGGAGAGCCCGAAGTTCCTGCTGGAGTGCGGAGAATACGATAAGGCTCTGGACGTTCTCAGGTACATATACGCCCAGAACACCGGAAACGATCCCGCCGACTATCCGGTGAAGAGTCTCCGCGAGAAGCCCAACGCCCCAGAGAGGAGTCCCCGGAAACTGAAGCTTCACAAACGGAAGGAACTCTCCCAGCTGATGGCCGAGGTCTGGGACATGACCAAGGCTCTTTGCAAGCCTCCGTACCTTCGCAACACCTGGATCACATGCGTTATCCAGTTCGGTCTTACCAGCAGCTACTACACACTGATGGTCTGGTTCCCAGAGCTGTTCACCAG GTTCGAAGAGTTCGAGCTGAATTATCCGGGAGAGACGACTTCGGTCTGCATAGTTTCATCGTTGGAGGACAACTCGACATCGAGTGATCCTTACGGTTGCCAAGAAGAGATAGCGAGCTCGGTGTACCTGCACACTGTCTACATCGGTCTAGCCTGCATCCCTGGTTCCATAATCCTTCCGCTTTTCGTTCATAAGCTCGGAGCAAAGTTCTTCCTGA TTGCTTCACTACTGATATCGGGTGCCGTTACGATCGGCTTCTACTTCGTCATAAACGCTGATCAGAACCTGATACTTTCCTGCATTTTCGAAGCTCTCACTTCCCTCGGCATCTCCTTACTCTATTGCATAATCGTTGATCTGTTTCCAACAAATCTCAG GGTGATGGCAGCAGCTCTTTCACTGACCATGGGTCGACTGGGTGCATTGATAGGTAATCTTGTCTTCGGATACCTGATCGATCTTGCCTGCGTCGTGCCGATCGTCCTCTTCGCAGCCTTCCTGTTCA TTACCGGATTCCTGTCGTTCATGCTCCCAAAAACCGGAAAAGAGACTCTGGAATGA